Genomic DNA from Paenibacillus donghaensis:
GGCTGTCGGCGATTGGCAGGAAGGGGATATTGTCATCTGCAATGATCCGTATACGACCGAAGGGATGGTTACCCATCTGCCGGACATTCATCTGATCAAGCCCTACTTTCATGAAGGTCAAATTATCGCGTTCGGGATGTGTTTTGTCCATTCCTCGGATGTCGGCGGGAAGGTTCCGGGGAGCGTCTCCCCCACCGCTTATGATATTCATATGGAAGGCATCCGCATTGCACCGGTCAAGCTCTATGAAGCAGGTAAGGTCAATGAGCAGGTGATGCGGCTGCTGCTGGACAACAGCCGTATCCCCGACCAGAATCTGGGCGACCTGAAGGCGCTGATGGCGGCCCTGAACCGGGGAGAGAGCCGGCTTCAGGAATTAATTGCCCGCTACGGTGCTGTCCAGGTTGAACAAGGAATCGCTGACCTGCTGGAATATGCCGAGCTGAAGGGCAGAGCCATTGTAAACGAGATTCCCGACGGTGCTTACGATTTCTGGGACTATCTAGAGGATGGACCGGGAGGGTATCCCATCCGGCTGCGCTGCCGGCTGACGATTGCCGGGGAAGACATCCATCTTGACTTCACAGGGACCGACCCTCAGGTCAGAGCCTCCTTCAATATTCCGACCTTCAATCAGCAAGGACATTATATGCTGGTGCCGGCATTAATCCGCTATTTCCGCACCATCGATCCCTCGATACCCTGGAATTCGGGCATGATCCGGATGGTCAGCAATCACGTGCCGGATGCCAGCGTCCTGAATCCTGAGCCGCTCGCGGCTGTCGGTGCCCGGGCTGCCACCTTTATCCGGGTAATGGATGTGATTACCGGAGCGTTAAGCAAGGCTCAGAGCCATAAGCTGCCTGCGGCGGGAGCCGGCCAAGCCTGCATTGTGATGATGGCCATGACGGACCCCATAACCGGAAAGAAGAAGGTGGGTGTCATTCAGCCGGTCTGCGGCGGCTCCGGTGCACGGCCGATGAAGGACGGGATTGACGGCATGGACTTCGCCGTAGGCCATCTGCGGAATATTCCCGCAGAGACAGCAGAAGCAGAGATGCCGATTCTGATTGAGCGGTATTCGCTCAGGGCCGACTCTGCCGGTCCGGGTAAATACCGCGGCGGCAGCGGCATTGAGCTTAAAGTCCGGGTGCTCAGCCCGGATACAGTGATGACTGCCCGCAATATGGAACGCATGTCGTTCCAGCCTTGGGGGCGGCTTGGTGGCGGAGTCGGGCAGCATGGCGAAGCTATCCTGAACGCCGGGCAGACCGGCGAGCGGCAGTTGGGCCGGATCGATGAGCTGCTGCTGCAGCCGGGCGACTCGGTGACCTTCCTCTCCCAAGGCGGAGGCGGGTATGGCGATCCTTATCTGAGGAGCAGCACCGAGGTGATGAACGATGTGCGCAGCGGGCTGCTCTCGCCCGGGTGCGCCGCTGAATACTATGGCGTGGTTGTAGATGAGCATGGAATCAACGAAGCTCTGAGCCTGCAGCAGCGGGAAGGCCATACAGAGAACCTGGAGCCATTCAGCTACGGGGAGGCAAGAGAAAGGTTTGAGCAGCTATGGACCGATGAAATGCAGAACAGCCTGGGACAGGCCTTGCGGTCTTATCCGCTGGCGCTGCGCGATTATCTGAAGCGGCAGACGATGGGAGATATTGAACAAGCGGTTCAAGCCGGAGAATCGGTAACCGCCTCCGGAATACCTCAGCGAATGGAAGCTGTCCGCAGCAGGATTGGACTAAAGATCACCTAAACTTCAATCTAAGGAGAGTTAACAATGACAAATGCAATGAATAAACGTTCGGTATTTCTGACCAGTCTCACTCTAGCCTCTCTGCTTGCCTTGTCCGCCTGCGGTGGAGGGAATGCAGCATCTCCTTCCAATAATACGGCTAATACGGCGACTGACTCTCCGGGTACGGCAGCCACGGACAGCGGAGAGAAGGTCAAGCTGACCATGTTCATCTGGGCAGGCTCCAATCAGGATATCGTACCCAAAGAGGTAGTAGCCGAATATGTCAAAGCTCATCCGAACGTGGAGGTTACGTTTGAAGAATCCTCCAACTCTGTGATGTATCCCAAGATGGTGGCAGGCAAGCAGGCCGATGCCAATAATCCCGTGGTCAATTTTGGTTATTTTAACGCAGATGCCAGTGCCAAAGGGTTGAATGATGATATGTGGGAACCGCTGGATCCTGCCATCGTCACCAACATGAAGGATATCCCGGAAGCCTTCCATACTGCAGATAACAAGGGTATTGTATGGGGCGTATCTTCCTTTGCCCTGGTCTATAACAAGGATCTGGTGAAGACACCGCCAACCAGCTGGAATGATTTATGGACGAACGAAGAGTTTAAAGGCAAATCCGCAATGTGGGATTACATGTTCTACGCCTACATTTCTCCGCTGATTGCCGTGAAGGGTGATGAGCTTGGAGCCACCTATGATAATCCCGAGCCTGCCTTCAAGTTCTGGGCGGAGCACAGCGATCAGATCGGAACCCTGGTTACCTCCAACGACCAATTAAAAGGACTGCTTGATTCCGGTGATGCCCTGATTGCCCCATTCAGTGCACAGGTAGCACAGACCTGGATCGATGGTGGCTCCCCGCTGGCGGTTACCTACCCTTCGGAAGGGGCGATTTCCTTCCCTTATTCTCTTCAGGTGGTGAAGGGCTCCACACCGGAGCAGCAGAAAGTGGCCAACGAAATTATCAATGAGCTGCTCAGTGCAGATGCGCTTTCCCGCTACGCCGAAGCTACAGGCACTCCCGTTACCAGTACAACAGCTGCTATTCCCGACAAATACAAGGATGATCCATCATTCTCGATTGAAGTTCAGAGCAAGGGTATTAATCCCGACTGGGCAACCCTGGCCAAGGACAGCTCTAAGTGGAAGGAATTCTGGGACCGGCTGGTCAAAACTGAGCTGTAAGCCGTAGAGCATCCTATGAAATTCTCACAACATTGGAGGGAGGAGCGGAGAATGAGCAACGATCAAGATGACATCGCAATTGAAACACGTGCGGCAGTGAAACGTTATGCAGGACAAACGGCGGTGAACCAGGTTCACTTGCAGGTCAAACGGGGAGAATTCGTCTCCCTCCTGGGTCCAAGCGGCTGCGGCAAAACTACCCTGCTTCGGCTCCTGGGCGGTCTGGAGCACCCCGACGAAGGCCTAATCCTCTTGTCAGGTAAGGATGTTACCCACATCCCTGCATATGGGCGGAACACGAATATGATCTTTCAGCAGCTTGCCCTGTTTCCGCACATGGATGTCTACAATAACATCGCTTATGGATTGAAAGTGCAGAAGACCGGAGCAGCCGAAATTAAACGCCGGGTGGGCGAAATTCTGGAGCTGGTGCAGTTGGGAAGCTACAGCCGCCGCTCCATCTCACAGCTCTCCGGCGGACAGGCCCAGCGCGTGGCCATCGCGCGCGCGTTGGTTAACCGTCCTGAGGTGCTGCTGCTGGATGAGCCGCTCTCCGCATTGGATA
This window encodes:
- a CDS encoding hydantoinase B/oxoprolinase family protein, with protein sequence MITDKVFLEIFNNRVQAIVEEMAHVVLRTGFTAFVKETGDFGTYLLSPAGETFGSPLDTGYNLSLGIPAAPTLQAVGDWQEGDIVICNDPYTTEGMVTHLPDIHLIKPYFHEGQIIAFGMCFVHSSDVGGKVPGSVSPTAYDIHMEGIRIAPVKLYEAGKVNEQVMRLLLDNSRIPDQNLGDLKALMAALNRGESRLQELIARYGAVQVEQGIADLLEYAELKGRAIVNEIPDGAYDFWDYLEDGPGGYPIRLRCRLTIAGEDIHLDFTGTDPQVRASFNIPTFNQQGHYMLVPALIRYFRTIDPSIPWNSGMIRMVSNHVPDASVLNPEPLAAVGARAATFIRVMDVITGALSKAQSHKLPAAGAGQACIVMMAMTDPITGKKKVGVIQPVCGGSGARPMKDGIDGMDFAVGHLRNIPAETAEAEMPILIERYSLRADSAGPGKYRGGSGIELKVRVLSPDTVMTARNMERMSFQPWGRLGGGVGQHGEAILNAGQTGERQLGRIDELLLQPGDSVTFLSQGGGGYGDPYLRSSTEVMNDVRSGLLSPGCAAEYYGVVVDEHGINEALSLQQREGHTENLEPFSYGEARERFEQLWTDEMQNSLGQALRSYPLALRDYLKRQTMGDIEQAVQAGESVTASGIPQRMEAVRSRIGLKIT
- a CDS encoding ABC transporter substrate-binding protein, coding for MTNAMNKRSVFLTSLTLASLLALSACGGGNAASPSNNTANTATDSPGTAATDSGEKVKLTMFIWAGSNQDIVPKEVVAEYVKAHPNVEVTFEESSNSVMYPKMVAGKQADANNPVVNFGYFNADASAKGLNDDMWEPLDPAIVTNMKDIPEAFHTADNKGIVWGVSSFALVYNKDLVKTPPTSWNDLWTNEEFKGKSAMWDYMFYAYISPLIAVKGDELGATYDNPEPAFKFWAEHSDQIGTLVTSNDQLKGLLDSGDALIAPFSAQVAQTWIDGGSPLAVTYPSEGAISFPYSLQVVKGSTPEQQKVANEIINELLSADALSRYAEATGTPVTSTTAAIPDKYKDDPSFSIEVQSKGINPDWATLAKDSSKWKEFWDRLVKTEL